From Pedobacter indicus, a single genomic window includes:
- a CDS encoding capsular polysaccharide synthesis protein, with translation MKNSSKALLDVPAVQFYWRRVREQKILRDHKRVANYWNNVITDYIDLKIERHSILPKYEIKPNSVIWQYWGQGLEEENLPEVVKICFSSVDKFNGDYEVIRLTDNSIRDYLDIPDFVWEKRNNPEFKTVFFSDLLRLALLHTYGGVWLDATVLLTDTFPKEYSELDYFVYQRDDMATLKEHWVNSYAYYWNWRPEFKVKMLSSFMFAKKDNKVIRVLLNLILHYWKTENKIIDYFFFQILYEELMNSELASYKCPVVDDTLPHMLQTKINGGLNDIAFKAILEKQGIHKLTYFSEDGLDSLRKVVKTYL, from the coding sequence ATGAAGAATTCTAGCAAAGCACTTTTAGACGTTCCTGCAGTCCAGTTTTATTGGCGAAGGGTAAGAGAGCAAAAAATACTTCGAGATCATAAGAGAGTAGCTAACTATTGGAACAATGTTATTACAGACTATATTGATCTTAAGATAGAGCGTCATTCGATTTTACCAAAATATGAAATAAAACCGAACAGTGTCATTTGGCAGTATTGGGGTCAAGGTTTAGAGGAAGAAAACTTGCCAGAAGTGGTGAAAATTTGTTTCAGTTCAGTTGATAAATTTAATGGAGATTACGAAGTTATTCGTTTAACAGATAACTCAATTCGGGACTACTTAGACATTCCCGACTTTGTGTGGGAAAAAAGAAATAACCCAGAATTTAAGACTGTGTTTTTTTCAGATCTCCTTCGTTTAGCACTTTTACACACGTATGGCGGGGTATGGCTTGATGCGACGGTTTTGCTGACTGATACGTTTCCAAAAGAGTATAGTGAACTTGACTATTTTGTGTATCAGCGAGATGATATGGCAACCTTGAAAGAGCACTGGGTGAACTCTTATGCTTATTACTGGAATTGGAGACCAGAGTTTAAAGTGAAAATGTTAAGCAGTTTCATGTTTGCCAAAAAAGATAATAAAGTAATAAGGGTTTTATTGAATTTAATTCTTCACTACTGGAAAACCGAAAATAAAATAATTGACTATTTCTTTTTTCAAATCCTGTATGAGGAACTGATGAATAGTGAGCTAGCATCATATAAATGTCCAGTAGTCGATGACACGCTTCCGCATATGTTGCAAACGAAAATAAATGGCGGACTGAACGATATAGCATTTAAGGCTATTTTAGAGAAGCAGGGTATTCATAAGTTAACATACTTTTCTGAAGATGGACTTGACTCGCTTAGGAAAGTCGTAAAAACATATTTATGA
- a CDS encoding glycosyltransferase — protein sequence MIKVLHIVTRIDEGGISSFLSNYYQNIDPEKVRFEIVAIQTEYKQGYHDRFNTLGVAVHYMPEDLRQRVFYLYRLIKSGKYDIVHSHVELVSSIYLIIAALAGVTTRVAHTHLAVDIKEGFKNRLLRFFLNRVSTLKLGASKKAIQGLYGKKYKQQAIVLYNAIDVAAYSYDENIRTGCRKELNLDDKFIVGFVGRLTYLKNIEYVIDVFNALEKMPKDAVLLIVGSGELKDQLTKRVDTLGINHKVFFLGSRFDINRLMMAMDILLLPSFNEGLGMVLIEAQAAALKCITSLNRVPEETNISSYIHYRDIDESPHLWAEFIKEECFSYTRKPIDSQVRSHRFDVRSEARELVTLYERAIANSN from the coding sequence ATGATCAAAGTATTACATATCGTAACCAGAATTGACGAAGGGGGGATAAGCAGCTTCTTGAGCAACTATTATCAGAACATAGATCCTGAGAAGGTACGCTTTGAAATTGTCGCGATTCAAACCGAATATAAGCAGGGTTATCATGATCGATTTAATACTTTGGGTGTCGCTGTACATTATATGCCTGAAGATTTACGACAAAGAGTGTTTTACTTATATCGATTAATTAAGAGTGGTAAGTATGATATTGTTCATAGTCATGTTGAATTAGTATCTTCCATTTATTTAATAATTGCAGCGCTTGCAGGTGTTACGACCAGAGTTGCCCATACACACTTAGCTGTCGATATAAAAGAAGGGTTTAAAAATAGATTATTACGTTTTTTTCTAAATCGGGTTTCTACGCTGAAACTAGGAGCGAGCAAGAAAGCGATACAAGGGCTTTATGGCAAAAAATATAAACAACAGGCCATTGTACTGTACAACGCCATCGACGTTGCTGCATATTCTTATGACGAGAATATAAGAACAGGATGTCGAAAGGAGTTGAACTTAGATGATAAGTTTATTGTGGGTTTCGTGGGCAGGTTGACTTATTTAAAAAATATTGAATATGTGATCGATGTGTTTAATGCGCTGGAAAAGATGCCAAAGGACGCGGTGCTGCTAATTGTTGGTTCGGGGGAATTGAAAGATCAACTAACAAAGCGGGTAGATACATTAGGAATTAATCATAAAGTCTTTTTTTTAGGAAGCAGATTTGATATTAACAGGTTAATGATGGCCATGGATATTCTGTTATTGCCATCGTTTAATGAAGGTCTTGGCATGGTTTTGATTGAGGCACAGGCAGCTGCATTGAAATGCATCACATCCTTGAATAGAGTGCCAGAGGAGACGAATATTTCGTCTTATATTCACTATCGTGACATTGACGAGTCACCTCACCTCTGGGCAGAATTTATAAAAGAAGAATGTTTTTCATATACTAGGAAACCGATTGATAGCCAAGTTAGATCTCACCGGTTTGATGTTAGATCGGAAGCGAGGGAGTTGGTAACACTTTATGAACGGGCAATAGCCAATAGTAATTGA
- a CDS encoding beta-1,6-N-acetylglucosaminyltransferase codes for MSKEKHAYLIIAHHEFGILQKLIGLLDDARNDIYVHIDKKVKNLPSLQCAESKLYILEDRIDVRWGHVSQIESEYALFEAAYNAKQLYDRYHLISGVHLPLKNQNDIHDFFNKNKDKELLSFLYTNNYEMNFKLNRSHYFLKNYRADNALMRRIAQLLWHLSLKAQSVLGIKKNNLKIDVKANNWVSLTHLAIVRIINEKDNVLKLFRRTFCGDEFFVPYVLEADLDKFEIRNEQRLLFNEFVGSTPRVLTDADYNFLINSEYLFARKFSSSDMVVVNKIVGHLKSSL; via the coding sequence ATGAGTAAAGAAAAGCACGCATATCTGATCATAGCACACCATGAGTTTGGCATCCTTCAGAAACTGATTGGTTTACTGGATGACGCACGGAATGATATTTATGTCCATATAGATAAAAAGGTCAAGAATCTACCTTCTCTACAGTGTGCCGAGTCAAAATTATACATTTTAGAAGATCGGATAGATGTACGCTGGGGCCATGTGTCGCAAATTGAATCGGAATATGCTCTATTTGAAGCTGCATACAATGCGAAACAACTTTATGATCGTTATCACTTAATTTCTGGGGTTCATCTGCCTTTAAAAAATCAAAATGATATCCATGATTTTTTTAATAAAAATAAGGATAAAGAGCTGTTGAGCTTTCTTTATACCAATAACTATGAAATGAATTTTAAATTAAATAGGTCACATTATTTTCTTAAAAACTATCGGGCTGATAACGCTTTAATGAGAAGAATCGCTCAATTGCTGTGGCACCTATCATTGAAGGCTCAATCTGTTCTAGGTATTAAAAAGAATAATTTAAAAATTGATGTTAAAGCTAACAATTGGGTTAGTTTGACACACTTAGCCATAGTTAGAATAATAAATGAAAAGGATAATGTATTGAAACTTTTTCGGCGAACGTTTTGTGGAGATGAATTTTTTGTTCCATACGTTTTGGAAGCGGATTTGGATAAATTTGAAATAAGAAACGAACAAAGATTACTTTTTAATGAATTTGTTGGAAGTACGCCGAGGGTCTTAACGGACGCTGATTATAATTTTCTGATCAATAGCGAATATC
- a CDS encoding oligosaccharide flippase family protein, whose amino-acid sequence MSSENSKRIAKNTFVLYVQMVVAMLIGLYTSRVVLNVLGVEDFGIYSAIGGVVAMFGILNSAMSSSTSRFITFELGYGKFERLKAVFSTSLLIHIGLALLVCLITLPIGLWFLKTYMVIPSLRMNAAVWVLYSVVIATFFGILSVPYNASIVAHEKMSIFAYFSVIDLTLKLAIVLILPVLPYDKLKAYAVLLVVVQVIMQFIYWLYCYRNFKEVRVGLKWEKGLFKEMTSFAGWSLFGDSAYLMYTQGLNVLLNVFFGAPVNAARGIAVQVQGVLMRFTSGFQTALNPQITKSYAGGDLKYMHRLIFSSSKFSFFLVLMLSIPVFLEAEQLLLWWLKVVPDHTVNFVRILLLISLIDCLANPLIFAAKATGRIKKYQAILGTLLLMVVPVSYLFLKMGYQPESVFIVHLVISILGQAVRVWLISPMINLSLREYFFKIALRCFFVVVVASLAPLILHMIISDSNVSRLLLVSVASLVSVSALTYYMALDKQEKTFFNQMVLSRFKSST is encoded by the coding sequence ATGTCGTCAGAGAATAGTAAAAGAATAGCTAAAAATACCTTTGTACTTTATGTGCAGATGGTAGTGGCTATGCTTATTGGTCTGTATACTTCTCGTGTTGTATTAAACGTCCTCGGAGTCGAGGATTTCGGTATTTACAGTGCCATAGGCGGAGTGGTAGCCATGTTTGGGATCTTGAATTCTGCCATGTCCTCGTCAACCAGCCGCTTCATCACCTTCGAATTGGGATATGGTAAATTTGAACGACTGAAAGCAGTTTTCAGTACGAGTCTGCTTATTCACATTGGTCTTGCATTATTGGTCTGCTTGATCACATTGCCTATCGGGTTATGGTTCCTCAAAACATACATGGTTATACCTTCTTTACGGATGAATGCAGCTGTCTGGGTTTTGTACAGTGTAGTCATAGCAACTTTTTTTGGTATATTAAGCGTTCCTTATAATGCGTCGATTGTTGCTCATGAGAAGATGAGCATTTTTGCTTATTTCTCAGTAATCGACTTAACCTTGAAACTAGCAATCGTATTGATTTTGCCGGTTTTGCCTTACGATAAACTAAAAGCTTATGCCGTTCTTCTAGTTGTAGTTCAGGTAATCATGCAATTTATTTACTGGCTGTATTGCTATCGTAACTTTAAGGAAGTTAGGGTCGGCTTAAAATGGGAAAAAGGCTTATTTAAAGAAATGACCTCATTTGCTGGTTGGAGTTTGTTTGGTGATTCTGCGTATTTGATGTATACCCAGGGATTGAATGTCCTTTTAAATGTATTCTTTGGCGCTCCTGTTAACGCTGCTCGTGGTATTGCTGTACAAGTACAAGGTGTATTGATGCGATTCACCTCCGGTTTTCAAACTGCCCTCAATCCCCAGATTACTAAAAGTTACGCCGGAGGAGATCTAAAATACATGCACCGCTTGATATTCAGTTCATCAAAATTTTCTTTTTTTCTTGTACTTATGTTATCCATCCCAGTTTTCTTAGAGGCGGAACAGCTTCTCCTGTGGTGGCTGAAGGTTGTACCGGATCATACGGTTAATTTCGTGCGTATTTTGTTGCTGATCTCTCTGATCGACTGTTTAGCCAATCCCTTGATTTTTGCAGCTAAGGCTACTGGTCGGATCAAGAAGTATCAGGCGATTCTAGGTACTTTGTTGCTGATGGTTGTTCCGGTGAGCTATCTGTTTTTGAAGATGGGTTATCAACCAGAATCGGTTTTCATAGTCCACCTCGTTATATCCATTTTGGGTCAGGCTGTTAGGGTTTGGTTAATCAGTCCGATGATAAATTTATCATTACGAGAGTACTTTTTCAAGATCGCACTGAGATGCTTCTTTGTGGTTGTTGTAGCTTCGCTTGCTCCGCTTATTTTGCACATGATAATTTCAGATTCTAATGTGAGTCGTTTACTTCTGGTAAGTGTAGCAAGCCTAGTTTCTGTTTCAGCTCTGACCTATTATATGGCTTTAGACAAACAAGAGAAAACGTTTTTTAATCAAATGGTATTATCTCGCTTTAAAAGCTCGACCTGA
- a CDS encoding polysaccharide pyruvyl transferase family protein, whose translation MPRKILSSLKRRYLLAKERTSYRNLLRSLQSPLLVDGYPETQNFGDALNVFLGEYLSKRPVFPSRFVDHDTINGRHFYSVIGSICQQSSRNTVVWGSGFISSDYNVKSFVKPDRVLASRGPLTRAIYLKNGVDCPEVFGDPALLLPLIYNPEVEAKYEYGFIPHYSDMESEWGKQLRQRTDTLTINMMIGGDYIQFVQKLKSCKKVVVSSLHGLILCHAYQIPVCWVKLSDNLIGGSFKFNDYLLSVNKTTQTPKDLTNKFTNIEDLEFDSEPIKVDIRPLIHSCPFIEKNVQSELLQKAAYYDDF comes from the coding sequence ATGCCTAGAAAAATTCTCTCAAGTTTGAAACGGCGTTATCTCTTAGCAAAAGAACGAACGTCTTATCGAAATTTGCTAAGAAGCTTACAGAGCCCATTGCTCGTAGATGGGTACCCAGAAACTCAGAACTTTGGTGATGCACTGAATGTGTTTCTCGGTGAATACTTATCTAAACGCCCCGTGTTTCCGTCTCGTTTTGTGGATCATGACACGATAAATGGTAGACATTTTTATTCAGTAATCGGCAGTATCTGTCAACAATCCAGTCGTAATACAGTTGTCTGGGGTAGTGGATTTATCTCTTCTGACTATAACGTCAAAAGCTTTGTGAAACCGGATCGAGTGTTGGCTAGCAGGGGACCGTTAACACGAGCTATTTATTTAAAAAATGGAGTTGATTGCCCGGAAGTATTTGGTGATCCTGCACTGCTGCTCCCATTAATATATAACCCTGAGGTTGAAGCGAAATACGAATATGGCTTCATCCCTCATTATTCTGATATGGAAAGTGAATGGGGTAAGCAATTGAGGCAGCGGACTGATACTTTGACCATAAATATGATGATTGGCGGAGACTACATTCAGTTTGTCCAAAAATTAAAATCGTGTAAAAAAGTTGTAGTCAGTTCGTTGCATGGTTTGATACTGTGCCACGCTTACCAGATTCCTGTTTGTTGGGTTAAGCTATCGGATAACCTCATCGGAGGAAGTTTTAAGTTTAATGACTATTTATTGTCCGTTAATAAAACGACACAGACGCCTAAGGATCTGACAAACAAATTTACAAATATTGAAGATTTGGAGTTCGATAGCGAACCAATTAAGGTGGATATTAGACCTCTTATTCATTCGTGCCCATTTATCGAAAAAAACGTTCAGTCGGAACTTTTGCAGAAAGCTGCTTATTATGACGACTTTTAA
- a CDS encoding polysaccharide pyruvyl transferase family protein, with product MMKKINIIYWNSDNFGDVLNPVLIEELSGIKTQYKNIDLSRKQRLTILVDAVSRFKFTEAKTIVLPWQRTLTAIGSIMSWAQSNSVVWGSGFMNKTDRFAGGKTLAVRGKLTDQKLKEDGFPSCSIYGDPALLLPLWLEGSPEKKYRLGLIPHWKEVDYFKQRFGEKYKIVDLRTRDIQRVVEEITSCEYILSSSLHGIIVGHAYNIPSLWIKHGYIDTDGFKFHDYFSSVDIPTYDGFEDLDGILRSEDSWIQLMKDNKDKTLINNSLERIQEDLLRVAPFGLKDKYKIHSTDR from the coding sequence ATGATGAAAAAGATTAATATAATTTACTGGAATAGTGACAATTTTGGAGATGTATTGAACCCCGTACTTATTGAAGAGTTAAGTGGAATAAAGACTCAATATAAGAATATCGACTTGTCGAGAAAACAACGTCTAACAATCTTAGTAGATGCGGTATCTAGATTTAAGTTTACAGAAGCTAAAACTATTGTACTACCGTGGCAGCGAACGCTCACTGCAATCGGATCAATAATGAGCTGGGCTCAAAGTAACTCGGTTGTTTGGGGAAGTGGATTTATGAATAAAACTGACCGTTTTGCGGGCGGAAAGACTTTGGCAGTTCGTGGCAAATTAACTGATCAAAAATTAAAGGAAGACGGTTTTCCTAGTTGTTCTATCTATGGTGATCCTGCACTTTTGTTACCCCTTTGGTTAGAGGGATCGCCTGAAAAAAAGTATAGGCTAGGTTTAATTCCACACTGGAAAGAGGTAGACTATTTTAAACAGCGCTTTGGTGAAAAATATAAGATAGTTGACTTGCGTACGCGTGATATTCAGCGTGTTGTTGAAGAGATAACATCGTGCGAATACATATTATCGTCTTCTCTCCATGGTATTATAGTTGGGCATGCTTATAATATTCCTTCTTTATGGATAAAGCATGGTTACATCGATACTGATGGTTTCAAGTTTCATGATTATTTCAGTTCGGTAGATATTCCGACCTATGATGGATTTGAAGATTTAGATGGTATTCTACGAAGCGAAGATTCATGGATACAGTTGATGAAAGATAATAAAGATAAAACGCTCATTAATAACTCTCTGGAACGTATTCAGGAGGATTTATTACGGGTTGCACCGTTTGGGTTGAAGGATAAATATAAAATTCATTCAACGGATCGATAA
- a CDS encoding NAD-dependent epimerase/dehydratase family protein translates to MKIAVIGGSGFVGTRLIQGFEHLNGVDVINIDKQPSRSYPSITQIANVLDKDALARLLKGVDVVVLLAAEHRDDVTPVSLYYDVNVQGMRNTLEAMEINGVKRIVFTSSVAIYGLGKDNPNEDFPAAPFNHYGKSKWQTEQVLQDWYKDHKDWNINIVRPSVIFGEGNRGNVFNLLNQIASGKFMMIGKGDNYKSMSYICNIIAFIEFLIWERTMGYHIYNYSDKPDFTTNDLVYQTGRILNKKIPTTRIPYWLGMLGGYGFDVLAFLLRRKLNISSIRVKKFCAVTMYDSTKAMSSGFAPPYELKEGLERMLEEEFMMKGSTD, encoded by the coding sequence TTGAAGATCGCCGTTATAGGGGGTTCTGGCTTTGTGGGAACCCGGTTAATTCAAGGGTTTGAACATCTCAATGGAGTCGACGTAATTAACATCGACAAGCAACCAAGTCGTTCCTATCCAAGCATTACGCAGATAGCCAATGTACTGGATAAAGACGCGTTAGCTCGTTTGCTGAAAGGTGTCGATGTTGTTGTACTATTGGCAGCTGAGCACCGGGATGATGTGACGCCTGTTTCCTTATATTACGATGTGAATGTTCAGGGTATGCGTAATACATTAGAAGCTATGGAAATTAACGGCGTGAAAAGAATCGTCTTTACAAGTTCTGTAGCTATATACGGCCTTGGCAAAGACAATCCTAACGAAGATTTTCCAGCCGCCCCCTTCAATCACTACGGTAAAAGCAAATGGCAGACAGAACAGGTGTTACAGGATTGGTATAAAGATCACAAAGATTGGAATATTAACATTGTGCGTCCTTCGGTCATCTTTGGTGAGGGGAATCGGGGTAATGTATTTAACCTGTTGAACCAGATAGCCTCCGGTAAGTTTATGATGATTGGTAAAGGTGATAATTATAAATCTATGTCTTATATTTGTAACATTATAGCCTTTATTGAATTTTTGATATGGGAGAGAACCATGGGTTATCATATATATAATTATAGCGACAAACCTGATTTTACAACCAATGACCTGGTGTATCAAACGGGGAGAATTTTAAATAAGAAAATTCCGACGACACGTATCCCATATTGGTTGGGCATGTTGGGAGGTTATGGGTTCGATGTATTGGCCTTCTTGTTGCGCCGGAAGCTAAATATCAGTTCCATACGCGTTAAGAAATTTTGTGCTGTCACGATGTACGATTCAACAAAAGCCATGTCTTCTGGCTTTGCTCCACCTTATGAATTGAAAGAAGGGTTGGAGAGGATGTTGGAAGAGGAGTTTATGATGAAAGGGAGCACGGATTAG
- a CDS encoding glycosyltransferase family 2 protein codes for MQTPKISVIVPIYNASSTLNRCINSILGQSYENFELILINDGSSDNSRDVCEQYASVDQSVLIFHQLNMGVSAARNKGISESRGDYLVFCDSDDYLDENCLEKLIEYKAFDIVLCSYETIPDHGVRLFQNGEFLTKDAIASCLEAHIYTGFSMPWAKLYHREIVVSNSLFFDERLSSGEDTLWVNKYLLHVNSIRMLSYNGYRYNKEDREGLSATSIDEATMEVTINKIVESYNDLETKFQANLTEWKINVGMYFFHRFITGIARLNLFQIFSMLKSNCEKNTLKPIFLDRDLVLKGMRLKFFNFLVRQRLYMLLALNVKLQKRYL; via the coding sequence GTGCAGACTCCTAAAATATCAGTTATAGTGCCAATTTACAATGCATCGTCAACGTTAAATAGATGTATAAACTCTATTCTCGGACAGTCATATGAGAATTTCGAGCTTATATTGATCAATGACGGTTCAAGTGACAACAGTCGTGATGTCTGTGAACAATACGCATCTGTCGATCAGAGTGTACTGATTTTTCATCAATTAAATATGGGGGTCAGCGCTGCTAGGAACAAAGGGATCTCTGAAAGCAGAGGCGACTATCTGGTTTTTTGTGATTCAGATGACTATTTGGATGAAAATTGTCTCGAAAAGTTAATCGAATATAAAGCATTCGATATTGTATTATGCTCTTACGAAACCATTCCCGATCATGGAGTACGATTGTTTCAAAATGGTGAGTTTTTGACCAAAGATGCAATCGCCTCGTGTTTGGAAGCCCATATTTATACGGGTTTTTCAATGCCTTGGGCCAAACTGTATCATCGAGAAATTGTCGTCTCGAATAGTTTGTTTTTTGATGAGCGTCTGTCATCGGGTGAAGACACCTTATGGGTGAATAAATACCTGCTTCATGTAAATAGCATCAGGATGTTATCATATAATGGTTATCGTTACAATAAAGAAGATCGTGAAGGTCTGTCGGCAACTTCGATTGATGAAGCTACTATGGAGGTCACAATTAATAAAATCGTCGAATCGTATAATGATTTGGAAACCAAGTTTCAGGCTAATCTCACTGAATGGAAAATAAATGTTGGAATGTATTTCTTTCATCGTTTTATAACTGGAATTGCAAGATTGAACTTATTTCAAATTTTTTCAATGCTTAAAAGTAATTGCGAGAAAAATACCTTGAAGCCTATATTCTTGGATCGAGATCTAGTTTTAAAAGGGATGCGTCTTAAGTTTTTTAATTTTTTAGTTAGACAACGATTATATATGCTCTTAGCTTTAAACGTTAAACTTCAAAAAAGATATTTATAA
- a CDS encoding serine O-acetyltransferase, with amino-acid sequence MEYLPSLSKAYLMDWLLKSEQYWLRLYVRTLRKEEYYTFHQPNKLLKYFYQRRKNILGRKLGFFIASGNFDLGLKIYHYGSIIIHPDAKIGKNCTIHGNCCIGSKGTFPDEAPIIGDNVDIGQGAQVLGGITIANGVKIGAGAIVVKSVTELNVTVVGIPGRVIEVKDKGGTL; translated from the coding sequence ATGGAGTACTTACCGTCCTTATCAAAAGCTTATTTAATGGATTGGCTTTTAAAGTCTGAACAGTATTGGTTGCGCCTGTATGTCCGCACATTACGCAAAGAGGAATACTATACGTTTCATCAACCCAATAAACTATTAAAGTATTTCTACCAGCGTAGGAAAAACATATTAGGACGTAAGCTCGGCTTTTTTATCGCCAGCGGAAACTTCGATCTTGGGTTAAAAATCTATCATTATGGTTCCATTATAATTCATCCCGACGCAAAAATTGGAAAAAATTGCACGATTCATGGCAATTGCTGTATAGGTAGCAAAGGTACTTTTCCTGATGAAGCACCGATTATAGGTGACAATGTTGACATTGGGCAAGGTGCACAGGTATTAGGAGGCATAACGATCGCAAATGGAGTAAAAATAGGTGCAGGGGCTATCGTTGTTAAGTCGGTTACTGAGCTAAATGTTACTGTAGTAGGTATTCCTGGAAGAGTAATCGAAGTAAAAGATAAAGGAGGGACTTTATGA
- a CDS encoding glycosyltransferase family 8 protein, translating to MSSNERNMTPVVLALSPNYLIPAATCILSILQHSDDSDTFHVICLLTDSLSDKDRCELTNIDNKRLVFSFVNLKGRLEGIYINERYTIAASYRLLLPDLLPEYNKVLYVDCDVIVRNNLAELYRETDLSNNYLAGVFEATLDFQIPHMQTIGCEAGQYINSGFLIMNLELLRKDNMVTKFLEASKEEGLEFPDQDVLNQLCKGRILGLPPYYNSIRTFFLPQYKERFLKYYTEGDWNAVQHRGNIHYTGAKPWEAFTIKFAEWWKYYEMLPDNLKMEWQPNKKMYRLYQIYKSPFGRYLIDGALGMYRKVKYG from the coding sequence ATGTCAAGTAATGAAAGAAATATGACACCAGTAGTACTGGCATTATCGCCGAATTATTTAATTCCGGCGGCAACATGTATTCTCTCTATCTTGCAGCATTCGGATGACTCTGATACATTCCATGTAATTTGCTTATTAACGGATTCTTTATCAGATAAGGATCGTTGTGAGCTTACTAATATCGATAATAAGCGACTTGTATTTTCATTTGTGAATCTTAAGGGGCGCTTAGAAGGAATATATATAAATGAACGATACACCATAGCAGCTTCTTATAGACTTCTCCTCCCAGATTTGTTACCTGAATATAATAAAGTTCTTTATGTTGATTGTGACGTTATCGTCAGGAATAATTTAGCTGAACTCTATAGGGAAACTGATCTTAGTAATAACTATTTGGCGGGCGTATTTGAAGCTACCTTAGATTTTCAAATACCACACATGCAGACCATTGGCTGCGAAGCGGGTCAATATATCAACTCTGGTTTCTTGATTATGAACTTGGAGTTACTTCGAAAGGATAATATGGTGACTAAATTCTTAGAAGCATCTAAAGAAGAAGGATTAGAGTTTCCTGATCAGGACGTATTAAACCAATTATGCAAAGGTCGAATTTTGGGACTGCCGCCTTACTACAATAGTATTCGCACTTTCTTTCTGCCGCAATATAAAGAGCGTTTCTTGAAGTATTATACTGAAGGCGACTGGAACGCCGTTCAGCATCGTGGAAATATTCATTATACGGGAGCTAAGCCTTGGGAAGCGTTTACAATTAAGTTTGCCGAATGGTGGAAATACTACGAAATGTTACCTGACAACCTAAAAATGGAGTGGCAACCGAATAAGAAAATGTACCGGCTATATCAAATCTATAAGTCGCCTTTTGGTCGATATCTGATTGATGGTGCTCTTGGCATGTATCGTAAAGTAAAATATGGGTGA